From a single Hemitrygon akajei chromosome 28, sHemAka1.3, whole genome shotgun sequence genomic region:
- the LOC140717770 gene encoding histone H2AX-like: MSGRGKGGAGKARSKAKSRSSRAGLQFPVGRVHRLLRKGNYAERVGAGAPVYLAAVLEYLTAEILELAGNAARDNKKTRIIPRHLQLAVRNDEELNKLLGGVTIAQGGVLPNIQAVLLPKKTGAASK; the protein is encoded by the coding sequence ATGTCTGGACGTGGAAAAGGCGGCGCTGGCAAAGCTCGGTCCAAGGCCAAATCTCGCTCGTCTCGGGCTGGACTGCAGTTCCCGGTCGGCCGGGTTCACAGACTCCTAAGAAAGGGCAACTATGCTGAGCGGGTGGGTGCCGGAGCCCCGGTCTAtctggctgctgtgctcgagTATCTGACGGCCGAAATCCTCGAATTGGCCGGCAACGCGGCCCGGGACAATAAGAAGACCCGCATCATCCCCCGGCACCTGCAGCTGGCCGTCCGCAACGACGAGGAGCTGAACAAGCTGCTGGGAGGGGTAACTATCGCTCAGGGCGGTGTGTTACCCAATATCCAGGCTGTCCTGTTGCCCAAGAAAACCGGCGCTGCCAGTAAGTGA